CAtagataatgtaattttgCAATGCAAATGGaattttcaagaaaaaaaaagctttatttacaaaattcagTGTTGGttttagaataattatttataatcgtTGTGAAGAAaactatttcattaaaataatgtaatattttcatctcAAAAAACATCTTAAGGAAAGTCTTCAGAATCTTATCATAGAATTAGTAGAATAATCTCTTTccgtttatctttttttatttattaaggtaAATACAAagtctaatatatatttaaaaacttattgtcACATACATTCGTGAGATAGAGAGTTGTAGCAGCCGCTAacgatttttgtttatgtccGAAACCTCATGAATACAGATTGCAATGCACCTGCAGACCAACTCCTCGCCGGCGCTGACAAGTTTTGCTCATTGCATTTGAAATATGAACGTAAACTTGTATAGACTTGTGTTCGTGGTTGTACATATTTAGTGCCTTCTGATCTTgaacaatatatgtataactaCATATACAACTAGTTGTGGCCCACGACTTCGTACgtgcggatttaaaaaaaaactaaagtagcctatgtgttctttcagactatgttctacatctgtgctaaatttcatcaagctTCGTTAtgcctttccggagataccttcgaacaaacatccatccatacatctaaacattcgcatttataatattagtaagaaagatGATTTATGTTGTTTTCGAATATACCTATAGTTCGATGTATTATATGACTAATATTTGCTTTAATTCTGTTTCAggtatataaagaaattaatacataGTAAGTAGTGTAAGTTGAAACAGCAACACAACTCACGctcgtaacccagaggggtagacaGAGCCCACGGACCTCCAATTAGCGCGGTTCTGACACACCTCTCTCGCTTCTTTTACATTCATATATCTACGCATTTAAGAATATTTGATTACGTCGAAAAACAATTGACAAACGTTTTAGATTTACGTAAAcgattttgaattaaattaaaagaaacctcttaaaaaaaagaatttctagAGTTCAGGAAGCTATTGCAACATTCTATTGTCCGaagttctttttaaatttatcgtgTTATATAACCTTAGGTACCGAAGGATTCCCTCGTGTAAATTACAACAAAGCCGAATtcaaaacaaacttttaatttaaaagttgccACTGCCAGCGGAAACTTAAATTCCGCTGTTTCGCTGTTGGTTTTTTCgtaactttgtaataaaaaaagtacttGCAAGCTTCACTAATTAGAAGACGACGTGGTGTGGTTTTATTCGTAAAGCAAGTgataaagtgaaataaaacacagTACTTCAATGGACCATTACTTATatcaacagtttttttaacataaaaatatattttccgcCCTCGAAACATGTCCATACGAAGTctgttacataatttataactcaTCTCAACTATCTTTTGTCCGAAATGCACGCGTTgttgcgaaaaaaaaaaacaatagcgTCAGAACAATTGTACCATGTGATTGATTATGACGGAGGGTTGCTAGTGTTGAAGTGTACGTTTTACACAGTACACCAACGCTTTCGTATTGTGATATTACGTGTTGTAATTACTCTACGGATTAAGGCGGGAGTTCTAACCGAGGAATTTTGCGGACGGAATTTATGAAAGAACCCAACGTGAAAATAACTTGGTGTGGAATTCGTCAAATATCCTTCCATTAAAGTTAGTGCTTCATTTAAAAGTCTTTGCTTATTTACCACGTTATTCGTATACTGAATTAATGGGAGattctttatatttcattgtgtattgaaaaaatgtagaataattttgtgtacctaatgataaataaagaatcttaaataaaatggtagtaaacctaataataaaacaataaacttgggaggtgtcaagggacacccggatggaacgaaattcctttcgattaattagtgaaggaccaatgtttattctatgaataaaaaacttaagtcttcacaagaagtacattttatttctataattttcgttatatattgtcacgtcgttgccatggtgaagtagcgctcattcgtcgttaacatacttactatagcaaaaagtgtcgtgacaacttttcgtaagaattttttccgtcaagccccctttcacaacgcgcgataaggaactacGTTCCAAAATTCGTATTAGAATCATGTCTAAACTACGAGGGCTGATTGATAAGTATCCGGAATGAAGAGGAGAGAAAagagatatttgaataaatttaatttatttttctacatatgTTCCTCCTAGCTCAATACACTTAGACCAACGCTTCTCCAGGGCtattattccatttttataaaaaaaactgtcaagtCCTTCAAAATAGCCATTAACGGCGTCAATCACTTCAGTGTTGGACGAAAATTTCTGCCCTCCTAgccattttttcaaatttgggAACAGATGGAAGTCGCAGGGGGCCAAATCTTGCGAATATGGCGGGTGGGGCAGTAATTCGAGGCGTAACTCTTTAATTTTTGCCATCGCAACTTTTGCAGTGTGGACCGGTGCATTATCGTGGtggaacaatatttttttcctattcaAGTGGGGTCTTTCTTGTTTCACTGCGTTACTCAACTTTTGCAACAAGTTTGCATAGTATGGGCCATTTATTGTTTTCCCCTTTTCAAGGTAATCCACATAGATGACACCTCTCGCATCCCAAAATACGGTTGCCATAACCTTGCCTGCCGATAATGTCGTCTTCACCTTCTTTGGTGCGGGTTCGCCGCTTTTAGTCCACTGTTTAGACTGCTCTTTGGTCTCCGGCGTGTAGTGGTGGATCCAGGTCTCATCAACTGTTATAAATCGACGTAGAAATTCATTGGGATTCCGTCTAAAAAGTTCCAAACACTCCTTTGAAACATTCactctttgtttcttttgctCGTCGTTCAAAAGCCGCGGCACCCATCTGGCACATAGCTTTTTCATAGATAAATGCTCATGTAATATGTTCAAAACGCGTTCAGATGAGATGTTCACAATTTGGGCTATCTCCCTGAGTTTTAATCGACGGTCTTCtaatacgatattttttattttactgaccATTTCTGGGGTAGTTACCTCATTTGGTCTTCCGCTACGGGGAGCGTCATTGCAGCTCGTTCGTCCTCGTTTGAATTCTGCCACCCAAGAGTGGATAGTGCTAAATGAAGGTGAAGAATCCCCTAACACACTATTCAACTTAGTTTGAATCTGGGTCGCCGATTtcccttttaaaacatagaaCTTTATGACGGCACGAACCTCCGTTTTCTCCATTTTcatgaaaatgaaaactgtCTCACTATAAagctgaatattttttaaacaaataattattatttcccaAAATTACATGTATTGAGATCGTAAAAGACTCCAAATGACGTTTctagtaaaattttgttttatttcttttttttttattgtcgtTTCGGATTCTTTTCAACCAGCCCTAGTAGTTATCGTTTGAAGAATATCGATTCGACAAGGTATTAAATGaaggacataaatataaattgagatGGAAACTTCTAGATACCAATGCTTTTTTTGCCCTTTCTCAATTGTCTACgtattatatatgttattttggtcattttttttctttatttacttgttataagagaaattaaaattaaataaataaactagttacaacttaattcaattttaaaattttaacagaccactttgtaaaaaagttaaataacaaaaatggaGTATTATCTTCAGAACCACTTTTTTAAGCCTTTAACTTGTAAAGTTATTAACACTAAATAGTCcgcttatttatttcttgtgtTCAACTTATACAGTTTCATTTCTAATGATTCTAAAAGAGTTAAAacgatgaaaaataaatcattaaaaatcaaaaggggtttttatataaatgtttagtgttttagcaattaatttaactctacaaaattaaattctgactttaacaaattattgcaCTTTTCAAATTAGGTATATTACGAatgaattcaattaaaatagtcTTTCcgtaaaataagaattaatgaaaaaaaaaattgaaaataatttgtaaaaatgctAAAAATCTCACAAAGATCTAAAAATGAAATCGATTGAgtcttgaatttaaataagacgtaatataatatgttgttCTACTGGAAGAAATGCTATCTCATTGATAAATCTTGTTTCATTATACTTGTGACAAAAGAACAAgtacgaataaaaatatattgtggaAAACCTGCCACTGTTTACTGCATTACGATGTACGAATGCGAAGGTTAATTACGgaatcaaatatataaatgtgcGCGCTTTGTGAGgcaaaaagaaaatttgttaaaGCGCGctctttaataattatatttattttgaaactgTATCAATAGAATATTATTGAGCATTTAAGTTGATTACCCGGAACAGATGTGGATTAGtaaacagacagacagaaaatgttaaaagatgtatttttttgttataattaacgctaaaacatatatgtatgttatgtgcaatatatttgaatgtttCACCTTGATATAACATAcacatattacaattttattgaccTGTATAGATTGTATGTGTCCACAACCGAAGGTTATCACTATCGGAATATTCAAAGAataacatattgctatctctgtcattctgtattaaaaaacaaagacaacaaaTTCGTCAGTAGATTCAGGTCTAAGCAATCCAGGATTGAGTTGTTAGATTGtcgaaaataaaactaatatatttgAGCTGATATGTTAAatcgaatttatttaaaattaatgtaataatttattaaaagagcACAGTCAACCATTTACCatacataatacaaaaaaacttatctgCGGACAAGGTTTACATAAATTCCTCCTTTAGGGAGAGCAAAGAGACGCATAGGATCAAATTTAAATGGACCGGAGGACTTCATTGAGGGCTCCACACGGTATTTCGATAGTACCTTCATAATGCAAACTTCAGACTGCCACTTAGCAAACCGCATACCTGTAAAAcgcaacaataataattttaatgtttcttttatcttactaatattataaatgcgaatgtttagattgagggatggatgtttgttagaaggtatctccggaacggcagcatgaatctcgatgaaattgtTACAGACGAAGAAACAGTGGAaaacacatagggtacttaataaggttttttttaattcggcgtcgacggagttgcgggcgatagctagtatataataaatacttctACCCATTTCCTGTTATAGATAGGATCAGAATACAACATTtataaagaacacataggaagggaaaaatCCACTTTCCCAACGTGTGGGCCTCCTCtgtgggcagcggtcacttcgctattttggcgtcTTTAAATGAACCATTTGTCACCTTgtactataaaaatagaagTGTTCAGCcacactatttaaaaaaaaatatttaaatagagaaaatagataaatagtTTGTATAGAGATAAATGGAGAGCCATAAACAAATTGTACATACCTAGGCAGTTTCTAGGACCAGCACTAAATGGCAAATAAGCGCAGGGGTGTCTGTCTTTTACATTTTCCGGATCAAAACGTTCGGGGTCAAATTTTTCTGGATTAGGAAAGTATTTAGGATCGTTCTGAATGCCCCACGTAGATACAATGATCGTTTGCCCTTTCTTGATAGTGATGTCAGTACCGGGGAACACGTAATCAGTTTTAGCGTTGCGTTGCGTGAAGTCTGCGACGGGATATTTCCTTAATGTCTCATCAAACACCTTACTCAAATATTTCATCTCGCTCAAGCATTCGTAGGTTATATTGCCATCATGACGTGAAAGAACATCGTCTATTTCAGCAATAAGTTTATCTTGTATATCAGGATTCTGCGCTAGTTCGTAGAACAAGTAGGTCATTGTGGTGGCGCTAGTCTCGTAGCCAGCCATGTAGAATATGAACATCTGTGCAGAGATCACACCGTCGGTGAGCTCAAGGGATTTCACATCCTCGTTCTCGTGTTTTCTCGACAACTCAAGTGTTTTCTTTTCCCTTAATTCTTGGATTAAGTCGATCATATCCTTTTGATGTGATGGCGTTCCTTTTCTCATTTCGAGTACGTTTTTTGTTAGATTGTCaaaaaatttagtaacaaCTCTCGGGAAGAGAGAACCGTTAAGTTTTTTCAATATACCTGGGTACATCATATCGAGCTCAGTGCTGTAATTTACAGTGAATATATGCTTATCTAGGTCTTCCaaagtttttaacatttcttcATCCAAGTTGAGACCGAATACACAGGCTGCGATATTAGTCATTGTGAATTTCTGAACTAGAGTATGAATTGACTGTTCTGGTTGTGTTTGACTTACTTCATCGATGCATTTTATAAACTTGTCGCCAACTTGCGACATCAGAGGTAGCATGGTCTTGAGCTTTCCGGAGGTGAAGAGTGGAGTGAAACGGTTCCTTAAGGATCTCCACCGGTCGCCATCTGCGTGGAAAATGTTGGCTCCGAGACCATCGAGACTGAATTCGACTCCTCTGTCGGCAAATGATTCGAAGTCTTTGATGAGCACATGCTTGATTATGTCCAAATCACGTAACAACACAGATGGTGTTGTCATTCTGTAAATTCCGACAACTTTTTCATTGGGAAATTCGTCGTAAATACTTTTGTAGACCATTACTTGAGGCTTTCGTCTGAGGACGGAATCTTTTAAGTTGCCAAAAATTGGTACTGGTTTGGGTCCAGCGACATTTCTTTTCTTCCAGTAATCAAATGTCCTGGTAAAGTAGTAATGTAAAAGGCCTGCCAAAACCGTAACAAGGGCTAAAAGATACAACATTTTGAACGCGGTCACTATGCACACTGTACGTCGGAGATGTCGAAACCacaatatatacaatattaatgcTTATCATGCTTGCGAGGCATGACTTTAATGATTATGACTTGTTGTTGTGAAtcgacataaatattaaaacatcgacaaaatataatttgccaGTCATTATCTTTACTTCCTTACCCAATCAttgactaatattataaatattattctgaGCATGATAAAGGTAATTACTTAGGCTTTATAactactataataaaaaaaaacttttattgaagtaatttaataattcgtattaaatttactaaagaaaacttagttaatgataaattacttttttttagtattccTTTAGGTTAGTTATCCGGAGCAAAAAAGAAATCTACGTTAAAGTCACCAGAGTATTAAGTAAGAGGTAATTTAGCACTTAACATCAGGTGGGGTCGTGGTCGAGCactagtttattaataatagaaacaaTATTTCGAAGTCATCCAACATttcgaatttattttgaaacagtTGTGACGAGATGTAAAACATGTTCCAAATAGCAAAATATGCATGACACTTGATGACTTGATCTTTTTAACTATCGACTACTGAACTGGTCgctgtaaaaatgttaattacgaCATTGAATTGATATCatttacttacttattttcttaatatggcaaacgagcaatctGCCACttgaatttgccgaaataacgaagcgacCGTTACCCATTGACATCAATTCCAGATGAGTTGCCTACCCTTAATCAACGGAGGTGGGAACGCATAGAAAAGGGAAATATCCTGtttctcctccatcaaatacacttccccttcctattcTTTAAAAgcaaagggtgggaagggaacgtgaaCTTTTATTAAGCCTCCGTcacacacactcatcagataaaatacggaattgcttccacttcaaaTCTGTTTTGTGTGAGTCTTATTTTATCACAGCTGTTACAATCAGGATCTCACTTTTCTTAATTACCTTACTTATTTAGGACAGAAGtcaacatttatttgtttcaaatcATTCATTCATATTATGTAGCATTGACAAAGTCGCGTTTGGCCTATGATTCGTTAAAAATACGTCATTGGATTTaccgactttttttttaaaattgcaagttgtgacaatatataaaatatgttccaAATAGAAAAAGATGCATGACACTTGATGACTTGTTCCTTTTTGATTATCTACTGTACTGTAAGCTGTaagcatttttataacattgcaTTAGAAGACTGTTTGCGCAGCAGTGTACCAGCCGCGGCCAGTACAACCGAACACTCGTTTCTCGAAGCGCTTTAAGGCAATTTTGATACCCTTGTAACTTCGTGGATaaaggttttaaatttaaaagttaatagaTATACCACAACTCGTTGTAAGatcagaatatttttattataccttttagtttacaaattattatcgGTGATTGAAATCTTGACTTTTTTACGTAAATgtgtgttttttaataattctaaggCACTGCTAACAATCCTATAAACTTGAAATTTTGGATTTAGTCAGCGTGATATCTACAGATGTAGGAAAAAatcatgaaattttataattttcattttacttttctatgaaaaatattCTCATATCCTTGTCactttgttatatataaaggtagaagtttgacatttttaacGTAAATATACGTAATATATACGGCGGCAGTAACGGCACCGACTAATTTCTgacccgtcgggggtccatTTTCAGGGcgagtttttatttgtttgagaAATTCTAGGTCGCGCTgcaattttaatacttacttTAATACTTTACTATATTAATCAAAACATAGTTGAAGGTATAAAACAAACTCACAACACAACTGTAAACTGgatacaatttgtaaaatgttgcatagaaaactttgtaattttaaacactttAAATTGGCTTGGGCTATCTAATCATTGTTTGTTGTTAATCTAATTctatct
The sequence above is drawn from the Papilio machaon chromosome 22, ilPapMach1.1, whole genome shotgun sequence genome and encodes:
- the LOC106708219 gene encoding cytochrome P450 6B1 — translated: MLYLLALVTVLAGLLHYYFTRTFDYWKKRNVAGPKPVPIFGNLKDSVLRRKPQVMVYKSIYDEFPNEKVVGIYRMTTPSVLLRDLDIIKHVLIKDFESFADRGVEFSLDGLGANIFHADGDRWRSLRNRFTPLFTSGKLKTMLPLMSQVGDKFIKCIDEVSQTQPEQSIHTLVQKFTMTNIAACVFGLNLDEEMLKTLEDLDKHIFTVNYSTELDMMYPGILKKLNGSLFPRVVTKFFDNLTKNVLEMRKGTPSHQKDMIDLIQELREKKTLELSRKHENEDVKSLELTDGVISAQMFIFYMAGYETSATTMTYLFYELAQNPDIQDKLIAEIDDVLSRHDGNITYECLSEMKYLSKVFDETLRKYPVADFTQRNAKTDYVFPGTDITIKKGQTIIVSTWGIQNDPKYFPNPEKFDPERFDPENVKDRHPCAYLPFSAGPRNCLGMRFAKWQSEVCIMKVLSKYRVEPSMKSSGPFKFDPMRLFALPKGGIYVNLVRR